One Deltaproteobacteria bacterium genomic window, ATGTCCAGGTCCACAGAACGGGGTTTTTCAATGATCCGAGCATCGATTATACCATGGACTCGGTAAGAGATATCACCCGGAAGCTGCAAGGACTTCCCGAAAACGTATATTGGACGCAACGGGTGAGGGTTCCCGGTGTGGTGAGCAATGCCCGGAATTCAGCAGGGATCGTCATTGTCGGAATCGTGCCTGAAGATGAAGCCCGGGTGTCTTTCATCGGATCCGCTGTTGCGGAGGGGCAATATCTTACGAATGAGGATGAATACGGTATCCTCATCGGGGAATCACTGGCCCGGAAATTCGAGACCGAACCTGGCAAAAAACTGGTTCTGACCTCCCAGGATAGGGAAGGAAGAATCGCATCCGGGGGATTTCGCATCACAGGCATCTTTCGCGCTGAGACGGATGAAACGGAGGAGCATTTCGCTTTCATTCTTCTTCCATCGGCACAGAGAATGCTCAAGATGGGAGATGCCGTGTCCGAGCTTTGTTTTATGGCTCCGAATATGGACCAGGTCCCTCCTCTCCGCCAATGGCTCCAATCCCGGATAGGGAACGACACTTATGAGGTGATGTCCTGGAAGGAGCTGTTGCCGTTGATCACCTCCACCCTGGAGATATGGGACGGTTTTATCTACATCTGGTATGCCATCCTTTTTGTTGCCATGGCTTTCGGCCTGGTCAACACCATGCTCATTGCGGTCTATGAGCGATTTCGAGAGCTCGGCGTCCTGAGAGCCATCGGCATGAAGTCCCGGTGGATTATCACCCAGATCACCATCGAAGCCGTGTGGCTCCTCATCATCGGAATCGTATTGGGGGATTTGCTGACCCTCGCGGCGGTCCAATGGCTTGTACACGCCGGCGGCATCAATTTGAGCGCCTATGCGGCCAGTGCCGAGCAGCTGGGCTTTCCCAAAATCATCTTTCCTGTTTTCAAGGTGACGGAATTAATTGTCCCCAACGCCTTGGTTCTCTTTCTGGGAATCGTCGTCAACTTGTATCCTGCCTTCAAAGCCGGTGGTATAGCCCCTGTGCAGGCGATGACCCACAACTGATGAGGAAAAAAATGACCATCGTAAAATGCAATGGCGTCAAGAAGACCTACCAGCAAGGCAAGGTGGAAGTAAAGGCCTTGCGAGGCATCGACATGGAAGTGGAAAAGGGTGAGTTTATCGCCATCGCCGGGCCCTCCGGATCCGGAAAGACAACGGTTCTAAATCTCATCGGCGGTCTGGACGATGTCTCTCAAGGGAAGATCGTGGTGGATGGCCAGGACATCACCAGACTGAAGTCATCGCAACTTGCCGATATGCGGCTTCATAAGATCGGGTTCATTTTCCAATCCTACAATCTCATACCCGTCCTGTCGGCGATTGAAAATGTCGAATTCATCATGATGCTTCAAGGCATTCCTTCATCCGAGCGATTGAAAAGGTCTCGCGCCATTCTGCGAGACGTGGATTTGGAGGATCTTATGACGCGTCGTCCCGCCGAAATGTCCGGGGGGCAGCAGCAGCGGGTGGCCGTGGCCCGAGCCATTGTCTCGGAGCCGGCCATTGTCCTGGCGGATGAGCCCACTGCCAACCTGGACTCGAAAACCGGAGAAAAACTCCTGGACCTCATGAAAAAGCTCAATGAGAACAATGGAATTACATTCGTTTTCTCCACCCACGACAAGATGGTCATGGAACGCGCTCAGAGGATCATCCTGTTAAAGGACGGGACGGTCGTGGAGACCGTCGTCAACCGCAATTGAGTCTTGCCGCGCAGGGATTTGAGACATGGAATCCGGTTCTGCCTCCCGTCCGCATTTCTCTGGAGGGTGCCGCAGTTTCTTATGGAAACTGTTTTGGTTCCTGTGGTTTCTGTTCAACTGCCTCAATGCCTCTGCCCAGGACGTTTCTTCACAGAACACCGTCTCATCGAACCCTTCCTCGCTCAGCGGCCTTTTTTCCATGGAAAACATGGAACTGGGAGGTCATTTCAAAACGCGTCTGGCTCTCAGCCGTCCTGCTTCAGGGAGCATCTATCACGCAACAGAGAACGGCGTGGTGTGGGACGCCCAGAATGAACTCCGTTTGAAAGGGCGCTACAGTTTCAATGGCGTGGCGGAACTGGAGGTCCACAACGAAAGTTTCCTTGTATGGAGCGAGACTCGAGGAATACTGTCGGAATTTCAGGAAGGCCAGGGCGGGGGAAGCTCGGATATCCTCATTCCGCAATCGCTGATCAATGACCGGAGACGTCTCATGAACCTGACCTGGACATGGGAGGAGGGGGAGAAGCTTTACGCGGTTAACCGGTTCGACCGGTTATCCCTGTCCCTGTTTCCCTCGTGGGGCGTCATTAAGGGAGGTCGCCAGGCCATCAGTTGGGGGGATGGAATGCTCTTCAATCCCTTTGATATTTTCACCCCTTTTGCGCCCACCACCCTGGATCGCGACTACAAACAGGGGGAGGACGCCCTATCCGTTCAAGTGAATCCCGGCGATCAATACGGAGACCTTCAATTGCTCTATATCCCCCGCAGAAACGTTGTAACACGGGATCTCAGTTGGGAAGAATCCTCGGTGGCCGCCAACTATCATCTTATGATTCCCGATACCGAATGGGAACTCAGTTTTATAGGCGCCTGCCATTACCAGGATTTCCCTGTGGGAGCGGGTGTCGTCGGTTATATGGGAGGCAGCGCCCTGCGTCTGAACACCACGTGGACATATCTGAAGGAGGACGCCTCCGGGTTCGTGAGCCTCGTAGCCAATGTGGATTATGGTTGGGTGTGGTGGGGAATGAATTTCTATGGATGGGTGGAGTATTACTACAACGGCCTGGGCGAGAGTCGGGACCATTATTCGGAGGCGTTTGAAAACGAGGCCCTCCGAAAACGACTCTTAAGGGGTGAAATCTATGTCCGGGGACGCCATTACATGGATGCTCTGGTAAGGGTGGAACTGCACCCTCTGGTGAATTTCCAGTTGGTTGCCATCACCAATATCGCCGATCCCAGCGGCGTCATCCAGCCCTATCTCACCTGGGATATGTTAGACAACCTCCGGTTGAACGTATCGGCCTCCTTGTATTGGGGCGGGCATAACACGGAATACGGCGGAGGGGAAATCCCCGGGACCGGCCTTACCGACCGGCCGTCAAACAACATCCTCGCCTGGGTGGCTTTCTATTTCTAATGACCGTTGCCCAAGGGCCTGCCGATGAATCCGAGGCGCTTGAAGCCCGGGCTGGGGGCACAATGGCGCCCATCAGGGCTATCTGACTGAAATGGTTCACGATACTTTCAAGGACGCCCTCCAGGGCGTCTCTGGGATGATCAGGAGGGCACCAAAGCACTTTGAATATCGTGGGATTTCGTCTTGACACTGTGTAAGTGAGCTGTTATGAGTAAAATCAGTGTTAGCGATCGATATGCCTCCAATTCTTTTCCGGCCGACCGTGCCGACATCTTAAGCGGATGAACACATCTCCTCTTCATAGGAATCCAAATGCATAAGCTGCCGTCTTATTTCTAAGAGGGTTTCGGGTACGGAAAACATCAGAAACTTTTAGACCAAGAGGAGGATGGCTATGGGAAACAAAGGGATAACCAGAAGGGATTTTATGAAGGCCGGCGTTTTCACGGCCGGTGCGATCGCCTTAGGCCCGGGTGTTTTAAAGCCGATCGGTGCATGGGCGGCGACTCCCGCCATCAAAGGCCCCATAAAGGTGGGGTACCAGGCGGTCATGTCCGGGACCCTGGCCGGTTACGGAGAGTTCCACAAGATGGGTGCGGTCATGGCCATGGAGGAGATCAACGCGGCCGGCGGCATCGCCGGGGCCAAGCTGGAGATCGAGTTCAGGGACTCCACGCTGAAGGCCCCCGAGGCCATTAAGAACGCACGCTACTTTGTGGACAGCTGGGGGGCTGATTTTTTAGGGGGTATCGATTCATCCGGCCAGGCCCTGGCCCTGGCCCCTGTTATGAAGGAACTGGATCGGATACTGATGGTCACCCACGCGGCCACGGAAAAGTTGACCGAAGACCAGGTTTTCAAAAACGGCATCAAACAGGTCTTCCGCATCTGCACCCCCACCTACCAGGACGGCAATGCCGCGGCATTTATCGCCAAGGATCTTTCTGCCAAGACATGGGCAACTGTCAGCCCCAAGTATGAATACGGCTACACCTGTTGGGAGATGTTCAAGAATACGCTGGGCAAACTCAAACCGGATGCGCAATTCACAGCAGAATCGTGGGCCCCCTTCGGCACCACTGATTTCCGATCCCACATCAACACCATTATGGACGCCAGCCCGGATGGATTTTATTCCACCGAGTGGGCCGGGGAACTGATCACCTTTGTCAAACAGGCCAAACAGGCCGGGATGTTTGACAAGATCAAACACGTGCTCCTTCCGGTAGGCGCCGCCATGGATGTGCTGGAAGGTCTCGGAAACGAAATGCCCGACAATATCTGGATCTCCGGCCGGTACTTCTTCCAGTATCCGGACACGCCGATGAACAATGACTGGGTGGCCCGGTTCCACAAACGGTGGAATCATTATCCGGCCTATGTATCTGAAACAGGATATTCCACCATGTACGCCTTCAAAAAGGCGGTGGAAGCGGCCGGATCCAAAGACACCGCCAAGGTGATCAGCGCCTTGGAAGGGATGACGCTGGCATCGCCTGCCGGTGACCGGGTTTTCAGGAAAGAGGATCATCAGGCCATGTACGAAGTCCCCTGGGGCCTGACCAAATCCGATCCCAAGTATCCGTTTAAGGTGATGGGCAAACAGGTGGTCATCCCGGCCAAAGAATGCTTCAACCGTCCGCCGTTTGAAGGCCCGGGCACCAAGCCGCCTTTCTAAGACATCTGTTTTCCATGGGGGCTGACCCCTGTCCGCCAAGGGCACCGTATCCGGGCGGACAGGGGCCTTTCCACAAACGCTTACGGAGATTGATTCCGATGCTGGAGTCCATCGTCCATGTGTGTCTGGCCGGTCTGTCCACCGGGATGTTCATCTGGCTGGTGGCCAGCGGGCTGACCCTTATCTTTGGTGTGTTGGGGGTCCTTAACTTCGCACACGGCAGTTTCTATATGTTAGGGGCCTATTTCTGTTATACCCTCCTCGGTTTCCTGGGGCACAATTTCTGGTTGGGTCTTTTGTTTGGACCCCTCTGCGTCTGTGTGGTCGGCTTTGTGGTGGAGAGATATTTCCTCCGCTATGTGTATCACCTTGCGCTT contains:
- a CDS encoding ABC transporter permease, which codes for MLGLLAWRNLWRMPRRTIIILISIIIGTWGMVFMKTLMTGLMHQMIESSIRTLTGHVQVHRTGFFNDPSIDYTMDSVRDITRKLQGLPENVYWTQRVRVPGVVSNARNSAGIVIVGIVPEDEARVSFIGSAVAEGQYLTNEDEYGILIGESLARKFETEPGKKLVLTSQDREGRIASGGFRITGIFRAETDETEEHFAFILLPSAQRMLKMGDAVSELCFMAPNMDQVPPLRQWLQSRIGNDTYEVMSWKELLPLITSTLEIWDGFIYIWYAILFVAMAFGLVNTMLIAVYERFRELGVLRAIGMKSRWIITQITIEAVWLLIIGIVLGDLLTLAAVQWLVHAGGINLSAYAASAEQLGFPKIIFPVFKVTELIVPNALVLFLGIVVNLYPAFKAGGIAPVQAMTHN
- a CDS encoding ABC transporter substrate-binding protein, with protein sequence MGNKGITRRDFMKAGVFTAGAIALGPGVLKPIGAWAATPAIKGPIKVGYQAVMSGTLAGYGEFHKMGAVMAMEEINAAGGIAGAKLEIEFRDSTLKAPEAIKNARYFVDSWGADFLGGIDSSGQALALAPVMKELDRILMVTHAATEKLTEDQVFKNGIKQVFRICTPTYQDGNAAAFIAKDLSAKTWATVSPKYEYGYTCWEMFKNTLGKLKPDAQFTAESWAPFGTTDFRSHINTIMDASPDGFYSTEWAGELITFVKQAKQAGMFDKIKHVLLPVGAAMDVLEGLGNEMPDNIWISGRYFFQYPDTPMNNDWVARFHKRWNHYPAYVSETGYSTMYAFKKAVEAAGSKDTAKVISALEGMTLASPAGDRVFRKEDHQAMYEVPWGLTKSDPKYPFKVMGKQVVIPAKECFNRPPFEGPGTKPPF
- a CDS encoding ABC transporter ATP-binding protein — encoded protein: MTIVKCNGVKKTYQQGKVEVKALRGIDMEVEKGEFIAIAGPSGSGKTTVLNLIGGLDDVSQGKIVVDGQDITRLKSSQLADMRLHKIGFIFQSYNLIPVLSAIENVEFIMMLQGIPSSERLKRSRAILRDVDLEDLMTRRPAEMSGGQQQRVAVARAIVSEPAIVLADEPTANLDSKTGEKLLDLMKKLNENNGITFVFSTHDKMVMERAQRIILLKDGTVVETVVNRN